TTCAAGTGCCATAGCATTTTTCTCTTTCAATAAAACGGTATTGATTTCTTTTTCAAATATTTTAATTTCTAAAGGTTTAGATATTACAATCGCAATGATAATCGCCAGAATAATTCGAGGTGTCGCTTGAAGAAATTCACTGCCTATTTTGTCTCTTTTTCGAATAGTAGAAACAATAAAACGATCCAGGTTGAAGATTAGTAAGCTCCAGACTAATCCAAAAATTAGTGCAGGATATACATTGTCAAAAACAGTAAATAAAGCATAAGTACTTGCAATAAATGCCATTACGGCTGTAAAGAAAACAGTAGCACCAATACCTACATATTTGGTTTGTTCTCCTTCTGAGCATCCTTCTAGGATGTTTTTGTCTGCCCCAGAGCAAACAATAAAAAATTGTTTTAACATGATTGATTAATTTGATTGATTGATGACTGCAAATGTAACGCCAAAAAAACTATTTTGGTATAATTCACTGATTAGTTTTTGGTTAGGGACTTTTGTAAAACAAAAAAGAGCCGTTCCTAAGAACAGCTCTTTTTAATTTTGAATTAAAAATTAACTTATATTTGGGGTGCGCCAGCCATAATTTCGGCATTGGCAAATTCTTCAAATTTGGCAAAATTAGCTTTGAATTTTTGTCCCAATTCAATTGCTTTTTTATCGTATAAATCTTTGTCTTCCCATGTGTTTCTAGGGTTTAATATTTCGCTAGGCACATTAGGGCAAGATTGAGGAATTGCAATTCCAAAAACAACATGATTTCTATAATCGACTGCGTCTAGTTCTCCATTAAGAGCGGCAGTAATCATCTCGCGAGTATATTTCAGTTTCATGCGGCTACCAGTTCCGTATGCGCCACCTGTCCAGCCAGTATTGATTAACCATACTTTCACATTAGCATCTTGTATTTTCTTACTTAACATTTCTGCATATTTAGTAGGATGCAAAGGCATAAAAGGCGCTCCAAAACAAGCCGAAAAATTAGGCTGAGGTTCCGTTACACCAGCTTCGGTTCCAGCTACTTTAGCAGTATATCCAGAGATAAAATGGTATGCAGCCTGTCCTGGTGTTAATCTTGAAATAGGAGGTAAGATTCCAAAAGAATCCGCTGTTAAGAAGAAGATGTTTTTAGGATTTTTACCTATTGATCCTGGTTGGATATTATCAATATGATAAATAGGGTAACTTACTCTTGTATTAGGAGTGATGGAAACATCTTTGTAATCAACTTCATTTGTTCCTTCTTTGAAAACCACATTTTCTAAGATAGCCCCTTTACGAATGGCTCTAAAAATATCAGGTTCATTTTCTTCGGATAAGTTGACTACTTTGGCATAGCAACCTCCTTCAAAATTGAAAACTGTGTTTTCGCTAGTCCAACCGTGTTCATCATCCCCAATTAATTTTCTTTTTGGATCTGCAGATAACGTAGTTTTACCTGTCCCAGATAAACCAAAGAAAATAGCGGTGTCGCCATTATCACCTACGTTAGCACTACAGTGCATAGGTAATGTGTTTTTATCTACAGGGAGAATGAAATTCAATGCGGAGAAAATACCTTTTTTCATTTCTCCAGTATATCCAGTTCCTCCTATAAGTACTATTTTTTTTGTGAAATTTAAAATCGCAAAATTACTTTGACGAGTTCCATCAGTAGCTGGATCAGCCATAAATTCAGGAACACATATTACGGTCCATTCTAGTTTAAAATTTTCTAACTCTTGCTCTTCAGGTCTTAAAAACATGTTGTAGCAAAATAAATTGGCCCAAGGTGTTTCAGTAACTACTCTTACATTTAAACGGTAATTGGGGTCTGCACATACATAAGAATCTCTTACAAAAACTTCCTTGTTAGATAAATACGTTGTGACCTTTTTATACAAAGCATCAAACGCAGTTGGCTCAAAAGGGATGTTGACTTTTCCCCACCAAACTTGATTCTCAGTGATGCTGTCTTTTACAATAAATCGGTCTTCAGGAGAGCGTCCTGTAAATTCTCCAGTGTTAATGGCTAAAGCTCCTGTTGAATTTTCAATTCCTTGGCCTAAAGCTAAGGTCATTTCATGTAATTCGTTGGCTGATAATTGATAATGAATCTTTGCGTTTTCGATTCCTAAGTTTTTTAGCGAAATCGATTGCGTAAACGGTGTGTTATTATTCATAAAATTATGTATTGTGTAGTTTAATTTATTATTTGCAAAAGTAGAACATATATTTAAGATACGATTTGATTATCTTAATTTTATGATTTTTTATTGATAATATTCATTAATAAGACACCCCAGCCCAGTATTAATAGGAGTCCGCCGATGGGAGTTATGAAACCAATACTTTTAAAATCAAAAGGAGTAAGTTCGTTTGTAGCTAATAAATAAATGGATCCTGAGAATAAAACAACGCCAGAAATCACCAAATTGTAAATTATTCTTTTGGTTTTTTCGCTTAGTTCAATTAGGGTCCCAATTAAGATTAAAAATAGGGCGTGGTACATTTGATAGCGTACACCGGTTTCAAAAGTGATAAGATGATCTGCTGATAGTATTTTTTTTAGGGCATGAGCGCCAAAAGCACCTAATATAATTGCTATCATACCCAAAAGGGCTCCCGTTGAAATTATTTTTTTATTCATTATTTTTAAATTTTATGTAAAAGTATTTCATAAATCGCCAAACTAAAAGAAATTTTCGGATACTTTTTTATGTATTTTATTTTAATTTTTTACGCAATAAGTGTTTGTTATAAATACAACATTTTCGTATGTTTGTGTTATATTTTTATAATCATGAGACAAATTTTAATTATTGGTGCAGGTAGATCGGCATCTTCATTGATACAATATCTTTTAAATAAATCCGAGAAAGAAAACTTGCATCTTGTCATTGGTGATATAGCGTTGGATTTAGCACAAAAGAAAACGAATAATCATCCTAATGCTACGGCAATTGCTTTGGACATTTTTAATGCTAGTCAAAGGAAAGAGGCCATAGAAAAAGCAGATATAGTAATTTCGATGTTACCTGCTCATTTACATATAGAAGTGGCTAGAGATTGTATTCTATGTAAAAAGAGTTTGGTTACCGCTTCTTATGTTAGTGATGCCATGCAGGAATTGGATGCTGCAGCCAAAGAAAATAATCTTATTTTTATGAATGAAATTGGTCTTGACCCTGGGATAGACCACATGAGCGCCATGAAAGTGATTGATGAAATTAAAGAACGTGGTGGTAAAATGTTATTGTTTGAGTCTTTTTGTGGTGGCTTAGTAGCACCAGAATCAGATACGAATCGTTGGAATTATAAATTTACTTGGGCACCTCGTAATGTGGTTTTGGCTGGACAAGGTGGTGCGGCTAAATTTATTCAAGAAGGTGCTTATAAATATATACCGTATTGTAATTTATTTCGAAGAACGGAGTTTTTGGAAGTAGAAGGCTACGGTCGGTTTGAAGCGTATTCAAATAGAGACTCCTTAAAATACCGATCTGTTTATGGACTAGATGATGTACTTACATTGTATAGAGGAACGATACGTAAAGTAGGTTTTTCAAAAGCATGGAATATGTTTGTGCAGCTGGGAATGACGGATGATAGTTATGTTTTGGAAAATTCAGAAACAATGAGCTATCGTCAATTTGTCAATGCATTTTTGCCTTATCATCCCACGGATTCTGTTGAAATTAAAACCCGTTTAATTTTAAAAATAGATCAAGATGATATTATGTGGGATAAATTATTGGAGTTGGATTTATTCAATGACAAAAAAATTGTAGGTCTTAAAAATGCTACTCCTGCCCAGATTTTGGAAAAAATATTAAGTGATAGCTGGACGCTTCAACCTCAAGATAAAGACATGATTGTGATGTACCATAAATTTGGGTATGAATTGAATGGAGTAAAACAACAAATTGACTCCAAAATGGTATGTATTGGAGATGATCAAACGTATACTGCCATGTCTAAAACAGTAGGTTTGCCTGTGGCTATGGCAACTTTACAGATATTGAATGGAAAAATAACTACTCCAGGTGTGCAGTTACCTATAAATAAAGAAGTGTATTTACCTATTTTAAAAGAATTAGAAGAATATGGTGTTGTTTTCAAAGAGCAAACCATGCCTTATTTTGGGTATAAACCCGATGCCGTTTTTTAGTTTTTAGTTTTTTAGATTTTTAGTTAGATAAATCCGTTTCGAATAGAAACGGATTTATTGTTTATATGATAGATTTTTTTATCTAAAATATAAAGTTTTATTTTTGCGTTAAGGATTGAAGAGAAAATCCTTTTTATTTTATTTTTCATAAAATAAAAAGATTGCAGCGGAAAGCCTGACCCGCTTTTTTTCGGCGGGGAACGCCCAAAAAAAAATCCGCTCATTTCTGAACGGATTGTGTGTTTATTGAAATATAATTTATTTGCTAAGCTCCACGAAATATTTGTAAAATAACGGAATAGTTTCAATCCCTTTTAAGTAATTGAAAATCCCAAAATGCTCGTTAGGAGAGTGAATGGCATCGCTGTCTAAACCAAATCCCATCAAGATGGTTTTGCTTTTTAATTCTTTCTCAAATAAGGCAACGATAGGAATACTTCCTCCTGAACGAACGGGAATCGCAGGAATTCCAAAAGTTTCCGTGTATGCCATATTAGCAGCTTTATAACCTATGCTGTCAATAGGTGTTACGTATCCTTGACCTCCATGATGCGGTTTTACCTTTACGGTAACGCCAGCAGGAGCAATGCTAATAAAATGCTTGGTAAACAATTCTGTGATTTGTTCCCAGTCTTGGTTAGGAACTAATCGCATAGAGATTTTGGCAAAAGCCTTGCTTGCGATAACGGTTTTTGCACCTTCTCCAGTGTAACCACCCCAGATTCCGTTTACGTCAAGCGTAGGACGAATGGAATTTCTTTCATTTGTTGTGTATCCTTTTTCACCATAAACGTCATTTAGGTCTAGTGCTTTTTTATAATCTTCTAAGCTAAAAGGCGCTTTGGCCATCTCAGCTCTTTCTTCTAGTGACAACCCTTCTACATTGTCATAAAATCCTGGAATAGTAATGTGATTGTTTTCGTCATGAAGGGACGCAATCATTTTGGCCAAAATATTAATTGGATTTGCAACGGCACCTCCATAAAGTCCAGAATGTAAATCGCGGTTTGGCCCTGTAATTTCTACTTCGACATAGCTTAAACCACGAAGTCCAGTGGTGATAGAAGGTTGTTGATTAGAAATCATTCCTGTATCAGAAATAAGAATGACGTCGTTTTTTAGTTTCTCGGTATTGTTTTCTACAAATGTTTTTAGGTTTACACTACCTACTTCTTCTTCGCCTTCAATCATGAATTTCACGTTACATGGCAAGTTGTTGTTTTGAATCATGTATTCAAAAGCTTTTACGTGCATGTACATTTGACCTTTATCATCACAAGCACCACGTGCAAAAATGGCTCCTTCAGGATGAATATCGGTCGTTTTTATAACGGGCTCGAATGGAGGCGAGGTCCATAATTCAATTGGATCTGCTGGTTGAACATCGTAATGTCCGTACACTAAGATAGTTGGCAATGCAGGGTCAATTGTTTTTTCACCATATACAATTGGATAGCCATCTGTTTCACAAATTTCGACTTTATCGCAACCTGCTTTTTCCAAACTTAGTTTTACTGCTTCTGAAGTGTCTATTACATCTTGCGAGTAGGCGGAGTCAGCACTTACAGATGGTATTTTTAGCAATTCAATTAATTCGTTGATAAAACGATCTTTATTTTCTTGAACGTATGCCTTTATATTTTCCATTTATGTGTTTTTTATTGAGTCTCAAAAGTACAAAAAATTGAATAAAAAATTTTTTTAAAAAATTACTTTGAATGTTGGAAGATATGATTATATTTGCACCCACAATTACGCGGATATGGTGAAATTGGTAGACATGCCAGACTTAGGATCTGGTGCCGCAAGGCGTGTAGGTTCGAGTCCTATTATCCGCACCAAAAAAGCTTCTCAATCGAGAAGCTTTTTTTTGTTAAATACTTTTGAATAAAGGGGTTGATATTTGAGTTTTTGACTCTTTATGATGAATGCATCCTCGTTTACCCCATAAACAATAATAAATATCCCGCTAGTGCGCCATAAATTACAATAAAGGCACTATTGACTTTCGGAAAGCCAAATGTTACTATAACGCTGGTTATGGCGATAAGTAAGGTGCGCCAGTCTAAAATGGAATCGCTGCCCATTTGCCAACAGATTGCTACAATAATAGCAACAGAAGCAACATTAACTGCATCAAGAAAAATAGAAATGGAAGGTGAAGCCCGAAGTTTTTTAACCAATGGGTTTAACAAAGCTACAAATAAGAAGGAGGGAATAAAGATGGCTATTGTTGCTATAGCAGCGCCTACAAAACCATTAATTTGATATCCAATGAAAGTAACTGATGAAAAAACGGGTCCAGGCGTAAATTGACCAATTGCTATGGCGTCTACTAAGATTGCTCTTGATATAATGCCAGTTGAAACTAATTCGGTATCTAGAAAAGCAAAAAGAACATAGCCACTTCCGTATAAGATAGCCCCAATTTTTAAAAATATCAAAAATAGATTCCAGTTGGTTGCTGTTACTATAGTCGTTTTTGTAACTTGAAATAATGTAAGCGGAATTATGTTGAATGTTTGTGGACTTTTGATTTTAGAATACAACAAAGCTACTAATCCAGCTCCAAAAAGTAAGTAGATTTCATTAATTTTCAATAGCGATAAAACCAATGTTAGGATTCCAATGAGAGCCAGTTCTTTCGTTTTTACTGATTTCTTAGCTAAAGGATAGATAGCTGCTAGAATTATAGCAATAATCGCTGGTTTGATTCCATATAAAAAGGCTTGGGCTTCGGGTTGTTGCCCGTATTCTTTGTAGAAATAGGCAAAAACTCCAGTGATTAGCACTGCGGGCAAAATAAAGCATACGCCAGCAATAATTAATCCTTTTACACCTCCTCTTTCACGACCAATATGAATAGCCATTTCGGTACTATTGGGAACAGGAATTAAACTGGTAGCTCCTATAAGGTCTAAGAAGTGTTGTTCAGTCAGCCACTGTTTTTTTATTACCACTTCTTGTCGCATCATGGCAATATGAGCTGCAGGACCTCCAAAGCCAATTACGCCTAATTTTAAAAATAATTTACCAATTTCTTTTAAAGAGTTTTTTTCACTCATAAAGACTTTTTTTCGATTGTCTAGAATGGCTAAAATAAATATAAAATTAGCCTCTGGTCTTTTTTTATATTACTATTTCATGAAGTTTTTAATGCGTGTTTTAAAAGTCGTGTATTTAAGATAATTTTTAAAATTGAAGTCTCATTTTTATCCGTGATAGACTCTTGAAGCTACAATTTTATCGTTTCTAATATCAAGTACTTCCGCAATAAGCATTTCCTCTTCGTTATCTACTGTTCGTATGTATTCCATAAAAACACGATCGCCATTGGCAGTAAGTGAGGTTACTTTATAGTTTAAACTAGGCAATCGGTCAAATGCTCCTTGCCACCATTGGCGCAAAGCCTCTTTCCCTGATACAAAACCATTAGTCTCTGGTTGTTGTATTTTTAGTTTTGGGCTAAAATGAACCGCATCATCATCATATAGTGCCAACAGTTTTTCTAATTCTTTATTATTAAAAGTCTCAAACCATTTAAAGGCGATTGATTGTAGTTTTTCGGGTGTCATAGTGGTCTATTATTAAAAAATCCCATTTCGATAAACACGAATGGGATTTTTATGAGTGAAAAAAAATAAAGAATTAAACGTTCTTTAAATTGATTATTTCTTGTTCCGTAAGTAATCTCCAGTTTCCTCTTGGTAAGTTTTTCTTTGTCAAACCTGCAAATGAAACACGGTCAATTCTTAAAACATCATAACTAAAATGTTCAAATATAGAACGAACTACTTTTACATTTGATGATCTCAGTTTTAAACCTATTTCGCTTTTTGCTTCTCCTTCAATATAACTTACGTCTTCTACAAAAACACGGTGTCCATCCAGTACTAGTCCTTTGTTGATTTTTTCTAAATCTTCAAATTTTAAGTTTTTGTCAAGAGAAACTTGATAAATTTTTGATGATTTTTGACTAGGTAAAGTAAATTTACGAATCATGTCTGTGTCATTGGTAAACAATAATAGACCAGTCGTATTTTTATCCATTCTCCCTACAGCTCCAATTTTTGAAGTTGTAGAACCTTTTACCAGTTCCAAAACATTACGAAATTCTTGACCTTCGTCAAGAGCTGTCGTGAAGTTTTTAGGCTTGTTCAATAAGATGTATACTTTTTTCTCTGGAGTTAATTTTACCCCGTCAAAGTTAACAACGTCACCTGGTTTTACCATATATCCCATTTCGGTAACGGCAATTCCATTTACTTTCACAGTACCTGATTGAATGTAAATATCAGCATCACGACGTGAGCAAGCACCAGAATTGGCGATATATTTATTCAAACGAATTTCATCTTTTACCTTAGGTCTCTTTGGAGCCTGATTCGGTTTTTTCTCTACTTTATCCGAAACGACTTCAGCAACCTTAGTATTTACCTTTACTTTTTTAGGACCTTGTGCCCTTTTTTGCATCGCAGGTTTTGGCTTATTAGAGCTAGGTCTAGAACTCGTAGGTCTAGCACCGCTTTTTTTATTATTGCCTTCCTTATTATTCATAATATTCTATAATTTGTGCAAAGATAGTATTTATATAGTTGACAATCGATATATGGTAATTATAAAACGCTAACGATCTATCTAATAGGTTTTTGTTTCGTTTTTTTGGAGCTTTTTCCCGCTTTTCACTCTATCTTTTACTTTTTAAAGGAAAAAGTAAAAGAATGCCGTTGTAAACAATGTTCACTGAACTCCAATTTAAATAAATATTATGTGAAGTAATCGGGGCTAAGTGTACGAGTTAATTAGGGATTCCTGAATTGTATTTTTTAAATAAGTAATAATAACTTTTTACCATTCCATAATACAGATGGATTAATCAATACAATACAAAAAACACCGGCAACAATTAGGAATTTCAAAACATTATGAAGTAATAAATACTGTTCTTTTTTATTAGATTTCCACAGGTATAGTATGAAGAAAATTAGAATAATAAAACAACAATAAAAGTAAATATCCATATAACCAACGTCGTAGATGTCTACTAAAACGTAAACTGGAAAAATAGTTAAAAGTGTCAAAACAGTAATTATCTTTTTAGAAACCGTTTCTCCAAAACGAATTGGGATGGTTTGGTAATCATTAGCCAAATCTCCTTTTAAATTTTCTAAATCCTTAATCATTTCTCGAATAAGTAATAGTAAAAATAAAAAGCAAGCATGTGCAAAAATTACAGCAAAATGGCCTTTGTAATTTTCAATCTCTTCAAAACTGAGGTTGTAATAATAATGCAGTAAAATGGCAAAAAATGGAATGACAGCCATTACTGTAGCAGTTAGATTGCCTACAACCGCATATTTTTTAATTTTATGAGAGTAAAACCAAATTAGAAAAATGTATCCTGAAAAGAATATAAATGCTTGCCAAGAAGCAAATATGGCTAACAATACAGCTAAAAAGTTTAATGCAAAATAAACTTTTAGTTTTGTGGATTGACTAACTAATCTGTCTAGCATTGATTTGTTAGGACGGTTGATTAGATCTTTTTGGCTGTCATAAAAATTATTGATAATATAGCCGGAAGCAATGGTAATAGCAGATGCAAATACGAGTAAAAACAAATTAAAATCCAATAGAATAGCAATGGCTCTTTTCTCTGGTGCCAGAATAAAAATTGCCGAAAGATACTGCGCTAGTATAATGATAGGGATATTATATCCTCTTACTACTGAGAATAAACTGACTATCTTCATTAATAAAAGCTTATACTTTCTGCTTAATGCCATACTTTTTTAAAATAATAAAGCTTAAAACCACAAAGAATTTTAAGCTTTAAATTTATTTTTCAGGTTCTATTAGAATTGATAGACCACTTCTAATTTATAATCTTGTAAAGATGCTTTGGCGCGTTCTAAATCTTCGGTAAAACCTAGAATATAACCGCCTCCACCAGAACCACATAATTTTAAATAATAATCATTGGTGTCAATTCCTTTTTGCCAAATGGCATGAAATTGCTCTGGAATCATAGGTTTGAAGTTATTCAAAACTACTTTTGATAATTTTTTAGTATTCATGAACAAAGATTTCATGTCACCACCCAAGAAATTCTCTACACAAGCGTCAGTATATTTTACAAACTGATTTTTCAACATCGTACGGAATCCTTTGTCTTTTAGGTTCTCCATAAAGATATTAACCATAGGTGCCGTTTCTCCTACAATTCCTGAGTCCAGCAGAAATACAGCTCCTTTCCCGTCAAAACTTTGATTTGGGATTCCAGTTGCTTCAATGTTGTCTTTGGAGTTTATTAAAATAGGAATACTCAAATAGCTGTTTAAAGGATCTAAACCAGAACTTTTTCCGTGGAAAAAACTCTCCATTTGAGAAAATATATTTTTTAATTGCAAAAGTTTTTCACGTGTCAAATTTTCAAGAACAGTGATTTTATCTTGCGCATATTTATCGTAAATAGCTGCTACAAGCGCTCCACTACTTCCTACACCGTATCCTTGCGGGATACTAGAGTCAAAGTACATTCCTGTTTCGATATCTTGCTTCAAAGTAGCTAGGTCAAATGTTACAAGAGTAGGTTGTTCTTGTTGTAAAGCTTCAAGATACACAGCAAAACGGTTTAAGCTGGCATTTGATGCAATTGCTTCTGCCGAAGGATTTTCATTTCTTTTCAATGCTCCATTATAAAAATTATAAGGAATAGACAAACCCTTAGAGTCACGAATAATTCCGTATTCTCCAAAGAGTAATATTTTTGAGTAAAATAATGGTCCTTTCATATTTATTTAAGAATTAACAATTTGGGGTTGGTAATTATTTCTTGTTTTTTTTTATAAATCTACTTGATCTCCTCGATTCTCTTCTAGAATTTTAGAGTCAATTTTTTCTTGTTGCTCAGGTGTTAATTCGTTCCAAACAACTCTCTTTTGTAATTCGAAAATGTTTTTTATTGCCTCAATTATAGTCTTGTCATTAGTATCTAATAACAATTTAATTATTTCTAATTTTTCAGACTCAATATCCATAATTTCAAATCTTTAAAAAAATAAAGATAAACAAAAAAATAGACTAATTCAATACAGCCCCAATTCCAATTTCGTCACAAAGGTACTGCCCATTTTGGCAAAAGCCAACTAATTCGTCCTTAATAAATTGTAAAACTGTTTCGCTAACGTTTTCGGGATATAATACATGAACATTTGCTCCTGCATCTAGAGTAAAACAAACAGG
The Flavobacterium sp. WC2421 genome window above contains:
- a CDS encoding nuclear transport factor 2 family protein; this translates as MTPEKLQSIAFKWFETFNNKELEKLLALYDDDAVHFSPKLKIQQPETNGFVSGKEALRQWWQGAFDRLPSLNYKVTSLTANGDRVFMEYIRTVDNEEEMLIAEVLDIRNDKIVASRVYHG
- a CDS encoding mevalonate kinase, translating into MKGPLFYSKILLFGEYGIIRDSKGLSIPYNFYNGALKRNENPSAEAIASNASLNRFAVYLEALQQEQPTLVTFDLATLKQDIETGMYFDSSIPQGYGVGSSGALVAAIYDKYAQDKITVLENLTREKLLQLKNIFSQMESFFHGKSSGLDPLNSYLSIPILINSKDNIEATGIPNQSFDGKGAVFLLDSGIVGETAPMVNIFMENLKDKGFRTMLKNQFVKYTDACVENFLGGDMKSLFMNTKKLSKVVLNNFKPMIPEQFHAIWQKGIDTNDYYLKLCGSGGGGYILGFTEDLERAKASLQDYKLEVVYQF
- a CDS encoding pseudouridine synthase, yielding MNNKEGNNKKSGARPTSSRPSSNKPKPAMQKRAQGPKKVKVNTKVAEVVSDKVEKKPNQAPKRPKVKDEIRLNKYIANSGACSRRDADIYIQSGTVKVNGIAVTEMGYMVKPGDVVNFDGVKLTPEKKVYILLNKPKNFTTALDEGQEFRNVLELVKGSTTSKIGAVGRMDKNTTGLLLFTNDTDMIRKFTLPSQKSSKIYQVSLDKNLKFEDLEKINKGLVLDGHRVFVEDVSYIEGEAKSEIGLKLRSSNVKVVRSIFEHFSYDVLRIDRVSFAGLTKKNLPRGNWRLLTEQEIINLKNV
- a CDS encoding saccharopine dehydrogenase family protein translates to MRQILIIGAGRSASSLIQYLLNKSEKENLHLVIGDIALDLAQKKTNNHPNATAIALDIFNASQRKEAIEKADIVISMLPAHLHIEVARDCILCKKSLVTASYVSDAMQELDAAAKENNLIFMNEIGLDPGIDHMSAMKVIDEIKERGGKMLLFESFCGGLVAPESDTNRWNYKFTWAPRNVVLAGQGGAAKFIQEGAYKYIPYCNLFRRTEFLEVEGYGRFEAYSNRDSLKYRSVYGLDDVLTLYRGTIRKVGFSKAWNMFVQLGMTDDSYVLENSETMSYRQFVNAFLPYHPTDSVEIKTRLILKIDQDDIMWDKLLELDLFNDKKIVGLKNATPAQILEKILSDSWTLQPQDKDMIVMYHKFGYELNGVKQQIDSKMVCIGDDQTYTAMSKTVGLPVAMATLQILNGKITTPGVQLPINKEVYLPILKELEEYGVVFKEQTMPYFGYKPDAVF
- the pckA gene encoding phosphoenolpyruvate carboxykinase (ATP), with translation MNNNTPFTQSISLKNLGIENAKIHYQLSANELHEMTLALGQGIENSTGALAINTGEFTGRSPEDRFIVKDSITENQVWWGKVNIPFEPTAFDALYKKVTTYLSNKEVFVRDSYVCADPNYRLNVRVVTETPWANLFCYNMFLRPEEQELENFKLEWTVICVPEFMADPATDGTRQSNFAILNFTKKIVLIGGTGYTGEMKKGIFSALNFILPVDKNTLPMHCSANVGDNGDTAIFFGLSGTGKTTLSADPKRKLIGDDEHGWTSENTVFNFEGGCYAKVVNLSEENEPDIFRAIRKGAILENVVFKEGTNEVDYKDVSITPNTRVSYPIYHIDNIQPGSIGKNPKNIFFLTADSFGILPPISRLTPGQAAYHFISGYTAKVAGTEAGVTEPQPNFSACFGAPFMPLHPTKYAEMLSKKIQDANVKVWLINTGWTGGAYGTGSRMKLKYTREMITAALNGELDAVDYRNHVVFGIAIPQSCPNVPSEILNPRNTWEDKDLYDKKAIELGQKFKANFAKFEEFANAEIMAGAPQI
- a CDS encoding DUF423 domain-containing protein; the encoded protein is MNKKIISTGALLGMIAIILGAFGAHALKKILSADHLITFETGVRYQMYHALFLILIGTLIELSEKTKRIIYNLVISGVVLFSGSIYLLATNELTPFDFKSIGFITPIGGLLLILGWGVLLMNIINKKS
- the chrA gene encoding chromate efflux transporter; amino-acid sequence: MSEKNSLKEIGKLFLKLGVIGFGGPAAHIAMMRQEVVIKKQWLTEQHFLDLIGATSLIPVPNSTEMAIHIGRERGGVKGLIIAGVCFILPAVLITGVFAYFYKEYGQQPEAQAFLYGIKPAIIAIILAAIYPLAKKSVKTKELALIGILTLVLSLLKINEIYLLFGAGLVALLYSKIKSPQTFNIIPLTLFQVTKTTIVTATNWNLFLIFLKIGAILYGSGYVLFAFLDTELVSTGIISRAILVDAIAIGQFTPGPVFSSVTFIGYQINGFVGAAIATIAIFIPSFLFVALLNPLVKKLRASPSISIFLDAVNVASVAIIVAICWQMGSDSILDWRTLLIAITSVIVTFGFPKVNSAFIVIYGALAGYLLLFMG
- a CDS encoding geranylgeranylglycerol-phosphate geranylgeranyltransferase — encoded protein: MALSRKYKLLLMKIVSLFSVVRGYNIPIIILAQYLSAIFILAPEKRAIAILLDFNLFLLVFASAITIASGYIINNFYDSQKDLINRPNKSMLDRLVSQSTKLKVYFALNFLAVLLAIFASWQAFIFFSGYIFLIWFYSHKIKKYAVVGNLTATVMAVIPFFAILLHYYYNLSFEEIENYKGHFAVIFAHACFLFLLLLIREMIKDLENLKGDLANDYQTIPIRFGETVSKKIITVLTLLTIFPVYVLVDIYDVGYMDIYFYCCFIILIFFILYLWKSNKKEQYLLLHNVLKFLIVAGVFCIVLINPSVLWNGKKLLLLI
- a CDS encoding dipeptidase — encoded protein: MENIKAYVQENKDRFINELIELLKIPSVSADSAYSQDVIDTSEAVKLSLEKAGCDKVEICETDGYPIVYGEKTIDPALPTILVYGHYDVQPADPIELWTSPPFEPVIKTTDIHPEGAIFARGACDDKGQMYMHVKAFEYMIQNNNLPCNVKFMIEGEEEVGSVNLKTFVENNTEKLKNDVILISDTGMISNQQPSITTGLRGLSYVEVEITGPNRDLHSGLYGGAVANPINILAKMIASLHDENNHITIPGFYDNVEGLSLEERAEMAKAPFSLEDYKKALDLNDVYGEKGYTTNERNSIRPTLDVNGIWGGYTGEGAKTVIASKAFAKISMRLVPNQDWEQITELFTKHFISIAPAGVTVKVKPHHGGQGYVTPIDSIGYKAANMAYTETFGIPAIPVRSGGSIPIVALFEKELKSKTILMGFGLDSDAIHSPNEHFGIFNYLKGIETIPLFYKYFVELSK